The Candidatus Arthromitus sp. SFB-mouse-Japan genome includes a region encoding these proteins:
- a CDS encoding chemotaxis protein CheW encodes MFRSKLLMFKVGNSKYACNIKDVDRIIKYENLTHVPSNQPSFEGFYNHEGRVIKIFNLSKRFGVEDDHSVDLAHKKIIIVKDEDILVGIVVDEVLEVFNYGDSSIKTEIKDELNTIKKEKGKSIDLHYVKDMILLNGEIIIYISITKIIAIELEESDL; translated from the coding sequence ATGTTTAGGAGTAAGCTTTTGATGTTTAAAGTCGGTAATAGTAAATATGCGTGTAATATAAAAGACGTTGATAGGATTATTAAATATGAAAATTTGACGCATGTACCATCAAATCAACCAAGTTTTGAAGGGTTTTATAATCATGAGGGAAGAGTTATAAAGATATTTAATTTGTCTAAAAGATTTGGTGTAGAAGATGATCATTCTGTAGATTTAGCACATAAAAAAATAATTATTGTAAAGGATGAGGATATATTAGTTGGTATAGTTGTTGATGAGGTTCTAGAGGTTTTTAATTATGGAGATTCAAGTATTAAGACAGAAATTAAGGATGAACTCAATACAATTAAGAAGGAAAAAGGAAAGTCTATAGATTTACATTATGTTAAAGATATGATTTTGCTAAATGGTGAAATTATTATATATATTTCGATAACCAAAATAATTGCAATAGAATTGGAAGAGAGTGATTTATAG
- a CDS encoding chemotaxis protein CheD: MDTNVNVGIGDVRVGTYPMILETRGLGSCVGVTMYDPTKKIGGLAHIMLPNSNPDETLTDLTKLRYANYALPFMVGKMIFMGCSKENIVGKLVGGASMFRKKSPTLDIGKKNIEAVKQFFHENSLSIVSEHIEGVVGRSLFFDLNSGKVIIKIYGKDRQEFEI; this comes from the coding sequence ATGGATACAAATGTAAATGTTGGAATCGGAGATGTAAGAGTTGGAACATATCCAATGATTTTAGAAACAAGAGGTTTAGGATCATGTGTTGGAGTTACAATGTATGATCCGACAAAGAAGATAGGTGGTTTAGCACATATTATGCTACCAAATTCTAATCCAGATGAAACATTAACAGATTTGACAAAATTGAGGTATGCTAATTATGCTCTACCTTTTATGGTTGGGAAGATGATATTTATGGGTTGTTCTAAAGAAAACATAGTTGGGAAATTAGTTGGAGGAGCCTCAATGTTTAGAAAAAAGTCTCCAACTCTTGATATAGGAAAGAAAAATATTGAGGCAGTTAAACAGTTTTTTCATGAAAATTCATTGTCTATTGTAAGTGAACACATTGAAGGGGTAGTGGGAAGAAGTTTATTTTTTGATTTGAATAGTGGTAAAGTCATTATAAAAATTTATGGGAAAGATAGGCAAGAATTTGAAATATAG
- a CDS encoding CheB methylesterase domain-containing protein — MGKIGKNLKYRDQIIKTKLIIYDESNLMRKLVYDRLAKDAGINIIDIFDDYDEMKNFILGSGIVLDVIILNQSFYENGDFIKYLLDLKNFAVNLIVISNLDDSTISFIERTVGAEKLIFIRCLNKSGLKDIFDIKEKLIDVVYGIKNSRIKRAIFDVQKAIVIASSTGGPKVLEYIFGNLETKIDMPVFIVQHMPEGHTKHFVDRLGELCSYKVCEGKNGEIAMANVVYVAPSGYHMEIDNKKQINLNGNKPLNNVRPSADALFCSASKIYKKGLLGIVLTGMGRDGSDGIRYIKINGGITIAQDEGSSTVFGMPKSAIETGMVDKVLSKDEILFEIVKHSGKL; from the coding sequence ATGGGAAAGATAGGCAAGAATTTGAAATATAGAGATCAAATTATAAAAACAAAACTTATTATATATGATGAATCAAATTTAATGAGAAAACTTGTATATGACAGATTGGCTAAGGACGCTGGAATAAATATTATAGATATTTTTGATGATTATGATGAAATGAAAAATTTCATCTTGGGTTCAGGCATTGTATTAGATGTAATAATTTTGAATCAATCGTTTTATGAGAATGGAGATTTTATTAAATATTTATTAGATTTAAAAAATTTTGCTGTTAATTTAATAGTAATATCGAATCTTGATGACAGTACAATTTCATTTATAGAGCGAACTGTAGGAGCTGAAAAATTAATATTTATAAGATGTTTAAATAAATCAGGATTAAAAGATATTTTTGACATAAAAGAAAAATTGATAGATGTAGTCTATGGAATAAAAAATAGCCGTATTAAGCGTGCTATATTTGATGTGCAAAAAGCTATAGTAATTGCATCATCAACGGGTGGACCAAAAGTGTTAGAATATATATTTGGGAATTTGGAAACCAAAATAGATATGCCTGTATTTATAGTTCAACATATGCCAGAAGGTCATACGAAACACTTTGTTGATAGATTGGGTGAACTTTGTAGTTACAAAGTTTGTGAAGGGAAAAATGGAGAAATTGCAATGGCTAATGTGGTTTATGTTGCACCAAGTGGTTATCATATGGAAATTGACAACAAAAAACAGATTAATTTAAACGGTAACAAACCATTAAATAATGTTAGACCATCTGCTGATGCTTTGTTTTGTTCAGCATCTAAGATTTATAAAAAAGGTCTTTTAGGAATAGTACTAACTGGAATGGGTAGAGATGGTTCTGATGGAATTAGGTATATAAAAATAAATGGAGGGATTACTATAGCTCAAGATGAGGGAAGTAGCACTGTTTTTGGAATGCCTAAATCAGCAATTGAAACTGGAATGGTAGATAAAGTTTTATCAAAAGATGAAATATTATTTGAGATTGTTAAACATTCAGGTAAACTATAG
- a CDS encoding CheR family methyltransferase: MYDINRIHDYVYKEFNIRLDAYKSVQMNRRIENFISKLEFNTTSDFIRECSIDKHLREDFLDLITINVTQFFRNSDIFFRLEELFKKYIPKRDVYRIWSSACSNGSEAYSVAMILENINMPNYEILATDIDKKMLNYAEKAIYTTYDLRNVSSEYIDKYFNFFNDKFKVKDFIRNKIEFIRHDLILDYFPSCFDLILCRNVVIYFTKDEKMKIYNKFYDSLNNNGVVFIGATENIYDYKQIGFNKLGTFFYQKVVK, encoded by the coding sequence ATGTATGATATTAACAGGATTCATGACTATGTTTATAAGGAATTTAATATAAGATTAGATGCGTATAAATCTGTTCAAATGAACCGCAGAATTGAAAATTTTATTTCAAAGTTGGAATTTAATACAACAAGTGATTTTATAAGAGAATGTAGTATAGATAAGCATTTGCGGGAGGATTTTTTAGATTTAATAACAATAAATGTGACACAGTTTTTTCGAAACTCAGATATATTTTTTAGATTAGAGGAATTATTTAAAAAATATATACCTAAAAGAGATGTTTATAGGATTTGGAGTAGTGCTTGTTCCAATGGTTCAGAAGCTTATTCTGTAGCTATGATACTTGAGAATATCAATATGCCTAATTATGAAATATTAGCAACAGATATTGATAAAAAGATGTTAAATTATGCAGAAAAGGCTATTTATACAACATATGATTTGCGCAATGTTTCATCAGAGTATATAGATAAATATTTTAATTTTTTCAATGATAAATTTAAAGTTAAAGATTTTATAAGAAATAAGATAGAATTTATACGGCATGATTTAATACTAGATTATTTTCCTAGTTGTTTTGATTTGATACTATGCAGAAATGTTGTTATATATTTTACTAAGGATGAGAAAATGAAGATATATAATAAGTTTTATGATTCACTGAATAATAATGGGGTTGTTTTTATAGGGGCTACAGAAAATATTTATGATTACAAACAAATTGGTTTTAATAAATTAGGTACATTTTTTTATCAGAAGGTGGTGAAATAA
- a CDS encoding chemotaxis protein CheA: MDVSQYLSMFLEESMENLSKLNDSLLELEQKPDNLEVVNEIFRVSHTIKGMSATMGYMKMSELTHKMEDVLSKFRDGTLKVNRDVVTLLFKCLDTLESMINNISDGNNDEMDIEAIVVDLAGILEDKPIENINETIEEKLKLEDHHMNIINIDKTPYFVYEIKIVLADTVLLKTARVFIFFREIEKYGDIIHTLPSTQDIETENFDLEVDILYVTMMAKEKLQDIIKHISEIKKVAIKEINSDNVKKSYGNEVFINLEEASENLKNNIKSDDAKSEEISQVKNNRVVNEENINKVQINANNKDVTKEKASKSKQSMSIKKGTQSVRVDLDRLDMVMNMVSELVIHRTRLEQISNTYNSSELNETLEQIARSTSELQDLVMKIRMLPLEVVFNRFPRMIRDLSLELNKDIQFIIEGASTELDRTVIDEIGEPLIHLLRNAVDHGIETKEKRVEAGKNPTGQIQLYAYQEGTKAVIKIRDDGKGLDVDKIKAKAEKVGISTNGMSDTDIKNLIFLEGFSTNDKVTDISGRGVGMDVVKTKISSLGGTIDLQSEVGKGSTFVIKLPLTLQIIKALLVKVNGETMAISLGFVDSVINWKEDLIKKSNNKEVLSYRDEIIPLIRMSKKFSLDSGICNLNNESSYIIVAKVGEKIAALLVDDLLGQQEIVIKNLGKSLQGLKEYIGATILGDGLVTLIVDVASIIS, from the coding sequence TTGGATGTTTCACAATACTTGTCAATGTTTCTTGAAGAGTCTATGGAAAATTTATCAAAATTAAATGATTCTCTATTAGAACTTGAGCAAAAGCCAGATAATTTAGAAGTTGTTAATGAGATATTTAGAGTTAGTCATACAATTAAAGGAATGTCCGCAACAATGGGATACATGAAAATGTCTGAATTAACTCATAAGATGGAAGATGTTTTATCTAAATTCAGAGATGGTACTCTTAAAGTTAATAGAGATGTTGTTACGCTTTTGTTTAAATGTCTTGATACATTGGAATCTATGATTAATAACATAAGTGATGGTAATAATGATGAAATGGATATTGAGGCTATTGTTGTGGATTTAGCTGGAATTTTGGAAGATAAACCAATTGAGAACATAAATGAAACCATAGAGGAAAAGTTGAAACTTGAAGATCATCACATGAATATTATAAATATAGATAAAACTCCTTATTTTGTTTATGAGATAAAAATTGTTTTAGCTGATACTGTTTTGTTAAAAACTGCAAGAGTATTTATATTTTTTAGAGAGATAGAAAAGTATGGAGATATTATTCATACATTACCATCTACCCAAGATATTGAAACAGAAAATTTTGATTTAGAAGTTGACATACTTTATGTAACTATGATGGCCAAAGAGAAACTTCAGGATATTATAAAACATATTTCTGAGATAAAGAAGGTTGCTATAAAAGAAATAAATTCTGACAATGTTAAGAAATCTTACGGTAATGAAGTATTTATAAATCTTGAAGAGGCTTCAGAGAATTTAAAAAATAATATTAAGAGTGATGATGCAAAATCTGAAGAGATATCTCAGGTAAAAAATAACAGAGTAGTTAATGAAGAAAATATAAATAAAGTTCAAATAAATGCAAATAATAAGGATGTAACTAAAGAAAAGGCGTCTAAATCTAAACAATCTATGTCGATTAAGAAAGGGACACAATCTGTTAGGGTTGATTTGGATAGATTAGACATGGTTATGAATATGGTGTCAGAGCTTGTGATTCACAGAACAAGGCTTGAGCAGATTAGTAATACATATAATTCTTCAGAGTTGAATGAAACGCTTGAACAAATTGCTCGGTCTACATCAGAATTACAAGACTTAGTTATGAAAATTAGAATGTTACCATTAGAAGTTGTGTTTAATAGATTTCCTAGAATGATAAGGGATTTATCTCTAGAACTTAATAAGGATATACAATTCATTATTGAGGGAGCGAGTACTGAACTTGATAGAACTGTTATTGATGAGATCGGGGAACCTCTTATACATCTTCTAAGGAATGCAGTAGATCATGGGATAGAAACTAAAGAGAAAAGAGTTGAAGCTGGGAAGAATCCAACAGGGCAAATACAACTATATGCTTATCAGGAAGGTACTAAGGCCGTAATTAAAATACGAGATGATGGAAAGGGTTTAGATGTTGATAAGATTAAAGCTAAGGCTGAAAAGGTCGGTATAAGTACTAATGGAATGTCTGATACAGATATAAAAAATTTGATTTTTTTAGAAGGGTTTAGTACTAATGATAAGGTTACAGATATTTCAGGTAGAGGGGTTGGTATGGATGTTGTTAAGACAAAAATATCATCTCTTGGTGGAACGATAGATCTTCAAAGTGAAGTGGGTAAAGGATCAACTTTTGTAATAAAATTGCCATTAACTTTACAAATAATTAAAGCTTTACTTGTTAAAGTTAATGGTGAAACTATGGCGATATCATTAGGTTTTGTAGATAGTGTTATAAATTGGAAAGAAGATTTGATAAAGAAGAGTAATAATAAGGAAGTTTTATCTTATAGAGATGAGATTATTCCGCTTATACGAATGTCTAAGAAGTTTAGTTTAGATAGTGGAATATGTAATTTAAACAATGAGAGTAGTTATATAATTGTTGCTAAAGTTGGAGAAAAAATTGCTGCTCTTTTGGTAGATGATCTTCTTGGTCAGCAAGAGATAGTAATAAAAAATTTAGGAAAAAGCTTACAAGGATTAAAAGAGTATATAGGAGCAACAATATTGGGAGATGGCCTTGTTACCCTTATAGTCGATGTAGCATCAATTATATCTTGA
- a CDS encoding chemotaxis protein CheC, protein MLEYSEEQLDMMKEISNIALGNSATSLSNLLNARINMSIPNVHIESISDFIEEIDDVEVIGKILILKGDIEGSVLLLFDINTAKKIVKDIASGQLLFQDELDDIRISFIEEVCNIVGSTYIRNVADCLNLRIEIESSSLLYDSLTAILSYTLMEEEQFYDEILNINTDFKYELDTEMMNVYFYFVPRKGNLNKIFKTESQF, encoded by the coding sequence ATGCTCGAATACTCTGAAGAACAATTAGATATGATGAAAGAAATATCTAATATAGCATTAGGAAATTCAGCAACATCGTTATCTAATTTGCTTAATGCTAGAATTAATATGTCTATTCCGAATGTTCATATCGAATCTATAAGTGATTTTATAGAGGAAATTGATGATGTTGAAGTAATAGGGAAAATTTTGATTTTAAAAGGCGATATAGAGGGAAGTGTTTTATTATTATTTGATATTAATACAGCAAAGAAAATAGTAAAAGATATAGCTAGTGGGCAATTATTGTTTCAGGATGAGTTGGATGATATAAGAATTTCTTTTATAGAAGAGGTTTGTAATATAGTTGGTTCGACATACATAAGAAATGTTGCTGATTGCCTTAATTTAAGAATTGAAATTGAAAGTAGTAGTTTGCTCTACGACAGTCTTACTGCAATTTTATCTTACACATTAATGGAAGAGGAGCAATTTTATGATGAGATATTAAATATAAATACAGATTTCAAATATGAATTAGATACTGAAATGATGAATGTATATTTTTACTTTGTTCCCAGAAAGGGTAATTTAAATAAAATCTTTAAAACTGAAAGTCAATTTTAG
- a CDS encoding response regulator — protein sequence MSRILIVDDAAFMRMMLKDILEKNGYQVIGEASNGLKAIELYKKDRPDVVTMDITMPEMDGIEALREIMSFDPKANIIMCSAMGQQGMVMDAIKSGAKDFIVKPFQSERVIESVKKVLG from the coding sequence ATGAGTAGAATTTTAATAGTTGATGATGCAGCTTTCATGAGAATGATGCTTAAGGATATATTGGAGAAGAATGGTTATCAAGTTATTGGAGAAGCGAGTAATGGTCTTAAGGCTATTGAACTTTATAAAAAAGATAGACCAGATGTTGTTACAATGGATATTACAATGCCAGAGATGGATGGTATTGAGGCATTAAGGGAAATTATGAGTTTCGATCCTAAGGCAAATATCATAATGTGTAGTGCTATGGGTCAACAAGGAATGGTTATGGATGCTATTAAGTCTGGAGCTAAAGATTTTATAGTTAAACCTTTCCAATCAGAGAGAGTTATTGAATCAGTTAAAAAAGTTTTGGGATAA
- a CDS encoding chemotaxis protein CheW → MQLVIFKIREEFFGVEASKVLSINDMMTITKVPNAPSYIKGLINLRGIIISLFDISILLNLDHRSYDNVSLNDSSVIILDIEFEEIGIIVDKVDEVVDIDPNFIKRSIDTKIPFVKGVLELNFKLITVIDINKFVPKDSGVN, encoded by the coding sequence ATGCAATTAGTCATATTTAAAATTAGAGAGGAATTCTTTGGGGTTGAGGCTTCAAAAGTTCTAAGTATAAATGATATGATGACTATTACAAAGGTTCCTAATGCCCCAAGTTATATTAAGGGACTTATAAATTTAAGAGGAATTATTATTTCACTTTTTGATATTTCTATATTATTAAATTTAGATCATCGCTCTTATGATAATGTAAGTTTAAATGATAGTAGTGTAATTATACTTGATATTGAGTTTGAAGAAATTGGGATAATAGTTGATAAGGTTGATGAGGTGGTGGATATAGATCCAAATTTTATTAAAAGATCTATAGATACGAAAATTCCATTTGTTAAAGGTGTATTGGAACTCAATTTTAAATTAATTACTGTTATAGATATTAATAAATTTGTTCCGAAAGATAGTGGGGTGAATTGA
- the fliM gene encoding flagellar motor switch protein FliM has product MGDNVLSQEEIDKLLKSIESEGTSYNRSNILQKNVKKYDFKRPQKFTKEHMKSLSIIHENFTQYLSSYFVSVFGIQIKVDIMSTEQITFHEFIFSMPNPTTIVSFEMPPLFGSIFMGLESALSVLLLNSLLGSNDRKNLGIMREFSDIDKKILTQVSNEILNIIRVSWDDIIGVEPKFINLETNPSTVQSMGPNEPILFVTFKIEIEGTAYFMYICLPYISIEKIGDKLNRDYLVKTNTEEEVELIKKSIRKELNSVNIELEAILDKKLISVQDFLSLQTNDIIILNKKCNSPVEIYIENRLIFNGVLGLVGENKGVKILDIYYSEEVMKNGEGKSKPE; this is encoded by the coding sequence TTGGGTGATAATGTATTAAGCCAAGAAGAAATTGATAAGCTTCTGAAAAGCATTGAGTCTGAAGGTACTTCATATAATAGGTCTAATATTTTGCAGAAGAATGTAAAGAAATATGATTTTAAAAGACCTCAAAAGTTCACAAAAGAACATATGAAATCTTTAAGTATCATACATGAAAATTTTACTCAGTATCTTTCGAGTTATTTTGTTTCGGTATTTGGCATTCAGATTAAAGTTGATATTATGTCCACTGAACAAATTACATTTCATGAGTTTATTTTTTCGATGCCTAATCCAACTACAATAGTATCATTTGAGATGCCACCTTTATTTGGAAGTATTTTTATGGGATTGGAGTCAGCTTTGTCTGTATTATTATTAAATTCTCTTCTTGGATCCAACGATAGAAAAAATTTGGGAATAATGAGGGAATTTAGTGATATTGATAAAAAGATTTTAACTCAAGTATCAAATGAGATACTTAATATAATAAGAGTGTCATGGGATGATATTATAGGTGTTGAACCTAAGTTCATTAACTTAGAAACTAATCCATCTACTGTTCAATCAATGGGTCCCAATGAACCAATTTTATTTGTAACTTTTAAGATTGAAATTGAGGGAACGGCATATTTTATGTATATTTGTTTGCCTTATATTTCAATAGAGAAGATAGGTGATAAGTTAAATAGAGATTATTTAGTTAAGACAAATACAGAAGAAGAAGTAGAACTTATCAAGAAATCTATTAGGAAAGAATTGAATAGTGTAAATATAGAGTTAGAAGCTATATTGGATAAAAAATTGATTAGTGTTCAAGATTTCTTATCTCTTCAAACTAATGATATCATAATTTTAAATAAAAAGTGTAATAGTCCAGTTGAGATATATATTGAGAATAGGTTGATTTTTAATGGAGTATTGGGACTTGTTGGGGAGAATAAAGGTGTAAAGATTTTAGATATTTATTATAGTGAGGAGGTTATGAAAAATGGAGAAGGAAAATCAAAACCAGAGTGA